The DNA window AATGTTCATGATGATACAAAGCGACCTCTTTGGAGAGTTCAAACACGCGATCATCCACCATCCATTCACTGCTTTGTTGCGCTTGGGTATGCAAATCGTGAAGCAGATCATAGCCATAGCGCGTGTGAGCTTGAACATAGGCCCGTTCCGGACCGTCAATCGGACCTGGACGAAACAAGATGCTTCGTGTAATGGCGATTTTTCCGATGTCGTGCACCGAAGCTGCAATGACCGCACGGCGCACATCACACTCACTCCAGTGCAGATACTGTTCCGCCATATACTTTGTGTACATGGCCACTCGCTGTAAATGACTCAACAGATCAGGATCTGAGTATTCAGCCGCGTACGCAAGGCTTTGAAAATACATCTGCCAATACGACAAGAGAATGCTCTCTTGCTGTTCGCCAAAGACAGGATGAACCCACACTTCATGATCCACGCTATTATTAAGCCCTTCCATCACGTGCATGGGCACCTGGATTCCACTGCGCTGCCTACCCCATGTTGTGATGATGTGATGATCCGCGGGACGATCGAGCAAAAAAAGGTGATAAGGAAGGCCCAGCATATCGTGATCGTCACAACCAAAGAGCAGGCGCGTATGCCCTTGTG is part of the Sulfoacidibacillus ferrooxidans genome and encodes:
- a CDS encoding HD-GYP domain-containing protein, which gives rise to MDHEVWVHPVFGEQQESILLSYWQMYFQSLAYAAEYSDPDLLSHLQRVAMYTKYMAEQYLHWSECDVRRAVIAASVHDIGKIAITRSILFRPGPIDGPERAYVQAHTRYGYDLLHDLHTQAQQSSEWMVDDRVFELSKEVALYHHEH